From Candidatus Atribacteria bacterium ADurb.Bin276:
ATCTTTTGAGTCAGCAGGAGTTTTCATACCCAAGACAGGAGAGCCCTCACTTTTAATTGGACCAGAAAGTTATACTTTTAGTAAAGCTTGGTCGAAAATTCCGCGAATACTCAAACTGAAAGAATATCGGGAATCATCAGAACCTGAATACCCTGGTGTTCCATTGACAACTTTTACCGATCTTTTTAATGAGGTCATTGATACTTCTTCTTTTCGGAGAATTGGAATAGTTGGTTATCCCTTGATGCCAACCCCGGTGTATGAAGCCATTACTAAGACAGCCCAAGATTTTCGTTGTGAAGTAGTGCGAGCAGAAAAATTAATCATCGGAATGAAACAAATTAAAAGCGAAACTGAAATTGAAATCATGCATAATGCCTATAACATCAGCCAAAAATCTTTCGCCAATGTTTTGAAGAAAATTCAACCGGGAATGAGTGAAATTGAAGTGGTTGCTGAATCAGAATATTTCATTCGTAAATTTGGAGCAGAAAATGAAGCTTATCCGATGTGGTGCATTTCCGGAGAAAACACCACTCATGCCATAGCCCGACCTACTCACAAAAAGATCCAAAAGGGCGAAATGATTCAGATTCAAGTTGGAGCTCGTTTAGGTGGATACGCTTCAAGTATCGGACGACCGGTTGTATTTGGACCAGCTCCTCAGGAAGTCTTAGATTTGATGAAAATTGGTTTGGAAGCTCGTAATCTGATTGTCAGCAATTTAAAAGCCGGAATCGAAGCCCGTAAAATTGACACTCTCTATCGAGAATTTCTCAAAAAGAACGATGCATTAGAATGCATGATATATGGACCTTGTCATGGCGTCGGACTTATGGAAGGGGAACATCCTTGGATCGAAGCCAATTCTGATTATAATCTTCAGGAAAACATGACCTTTTGTGTCGATATTTTCCTGAAACGAGAACATTTTGGCCTGCGCTGGGAAGATGTAGTCCGGATCACAAAAGATGGAGTCGAGGAATTTTGCATCGACTATAAAGACCTGATTATCCTATAAACCATCTTTATATGAAAAAGGAAGGTGATAATTTATAATTATAAAAAAGTGATACCGTGATTAGGAGGGAGGGGATTTATAAGGTACTTAAAAAAGCAATTATAGCTTCGGGGTGGGCTTTAATAAAAGAATGGAGGGAAGAGAAATGCTACGTTGGCGGATATTCTCGCTATTTTTAGTTTGTTTTGTTTTTACTGTAATGGTTTCAGGTGCTGCCTGGAACCAAGTTCGGGTAACATTAAACATCGCGTGTGATGGGGGAGCAAATATTGCTCCATTTGAGTGGCTTAAGGATCAGATTGAAGCTGAACTACCAGTCAATATTGTTTTACACTCACTTCCATTTGAAGAAGTATATAGCAAACTTAAAACCGAATTTGTTGCAGAAACCGGTGCCTATGATATTGTAGTCTTTTTCCCAAAAATGCTGGGGGATTTTGTCATCAATGACTATCTATTACCACTTGATGGTTTCAACGAGAAACTTTCCGTAAAAACCGATGATATAGTCCTGCCAGTTCTCGAGTTTTATTGTAAAGCCAATAATAAACTCTATGCACTTCCCTATGATGGAGATGTGTTGGCAATGTGGTATCGGAAGGATTTGTTTGAAAATCCAGAAGAACAAGCCGCCTTCCAGGAAAAATATGGGTATGAGCTCCAGCCCCCAGAAACCTGGGATCAATGGTTAGATATTGCCGAGTTTTTTACTCGAAAAAAAGGTGAAAATTTGGCCGGTGAAGTTCTCGAAGAAGATTTTTATGGATGTGCCACCTATGGTCAGCGAGACTTCATGTATGCTTGGTGGTTTAACCGGTATGCCAGTATGGGTGGTTCCTACTTTGATCAAAACCTCAATCCAATGATCAATACCCCGGAAGCAATACAGGCATTGGAAAATTGGGTAGCTTCACTTCAATATTCTCCTCCGGAAGTTCTCACTTATGGCTTTGACGAGCTCCAAGCTGCCTTTATTTCAGGGCGATGTGCTATGGAAATAAACTGGACTGATGTTGGAAGAGTAGGTTCGAATCCGACAGTTTCTCAAGTTGTCGGCAAGATCGGAGTGGGATTGGTTCCTGGTTTCCAGTTGCCGGATGGTAATATTCTTCACCGTCCAGTTTTAGCTGCTGGACGAGTCATGTCGATTACCAAAACCTGTAAAGCACCAGAACTCGCATTCGAAATCCTTCGCTTGATGGCACTCGATGCCAGCCTTGCTTATGTATCAAGTAGCTATGCCGGAATGGATCCTTTCCGAATTTCTCATTTTGAGACTCCAGAAGCATTTGGAATGTTTTCCTCTTATGAAGAAGCTAAAGAATACCTTGATGGAGTAAGATTGAATATTGAGCTGGGTTACCCCGAACTTACTATGCAGGGATCGGCTCAATATATGGATATTCTAAGTCTTGCCCTCAGCCAGGCTTTAGCGAAACAAAAAACTCCGCAGGAAGCCCTCGATTGGGCAGCCAGCGAGTGGAATAAAATAACTGATAGTTTAGGTAGGGATATACAGAAACAATATTATCAATCATTGATCCAGAGCTGGAAAGAAAATGGCTATTGGTTTGATTAGTTAAAACTCTAAATGATTTAGTCCACCCCGGGCTATAATGAAATAACTAGGAGGTCAGTGATGTTAGGCCACATGAGACAATGGGCGAACCGCAATATTGGCGGGTTGTTTCTGGCTCCAAGTTTTTTAATTATTATTCTTATTTGCGCCTTTCCGCTCATATACAGCATTTACATGAGTTTTTTTTCTTGGGAATTAGCTTCACCGCTTCCCAAAAGGTTTATCGGAGTCGAGAATTATCTCAATATCTTTCAAGACAGTCGTTTTTGGTTCTCGCTGCTTCGCAGTATCTATATCGTTGGCATTGGAGCCATCCTCCAAATGGTTTTAGGATTTTCTTTGGGAATTCTGCTCAATCGTGAATTCAAGGGGAGAAACATTCTTACCAGTTTTTTTCTGATACCGGTCGTTATATCACCGGTTGTGATTGCTTTTATGTGGAAGATGATTTATAGCGAGCAATATGGACCACTCAATTATATATTAAATGTTGTATTTTATTTGAAATCGGTACCCTGGCTTTCCAATACCTCTGTCGCTCTTCTATCAATAGTAATTGCCAACTCCTGGGAATGGTTCCCGCTGATACTCTTGGTCACCATGGGAGGGTTACAAAATATTCCTGATGACTATATTCATGCCGCTCAAATTGATGGCGCCTCGGGTTGGCAAATAACCCGCTGGATCATTATTCCCCTCCTGGCGCCGGTATTGTTGACCATTACCTTGATACGGGTTATTGAAGACTTTAAATTGTTCGATCTCATTTATGTATTGACCCATGGAGGACCGGGGATGTCAACCGAAACTTTAAATTATTTAACCTATTTGAAGGGATTTAAATTTTTCAGTTTTGGATACTCGTCAGCGCTTTCAATTTTACAAATGATAGTGGTTATTGGGATTGCCGCTATATTGGTGAAAAAAATCCTAATCAAAGACTGAAATCAAAAAAGGGGAAATACCATGAAAACATTAAAAGCCAAGAAAAAAAAGATCAACACCTTTGTGGCATTTTTATTAATAGGGATTTTTTTGTTGGTGACTCTTTTTCCCTTTTTTTGGATGATTTCGACATCTTTTAAAATAAAAGGGGAATTTTTCACTCGTCCTCCCATATTCATTCCAGATCGATTCAATTTTGATGCTTATCGAGCCGCACTCCGATCGGGAGGTCAGAAAGCCTTAATTGACAGTTTTATTATTGCATTTATTTCAATGTGTATTGCGCTGATGCTGGGTACGATGGGTGCCTATGGATTAAGGGAGTTGTTAAAAAAGGGGAAGAACTACGGATTTTGGATGCTGATCATTGAAATGATGCCTCCTATAGCGGTGGTTTTACCATTGTTTATTCTTTTTAAATACGTCCATTTGCTTGATACCTACCCGGCACTTATTTTAGGGAATACGGTTTTTGTTCTACCATTTGCTATCTGGCTTCTGTTAGGATTTTTGGAGGACATACCAATACCCATCGAAGAAGCGGCACTTATCGATGGATGTTCCAAGTTCCAGGTGTTTTCCCACATAATACTTCCTTTGTTGCGATCGGGATTAATTCCAGTAGCATTTTTTTCCTTCATTCTTCCCTGGAATGAATTCCTAATGGCTTTAGTTTTTTCCCGAACCAAGGTAACGCCCCTTACCGTGGTGATTCCTAGCCTTGTCATGTCTGATACAGTTGCTTGGGAACAAGTGGCCGGTTTGAGTGTCATGGCAATTATTCCACCAGTCATCGTGGCTATGGTTTTCCAGCGCTATATTATTCGAGGATTAACGTTCGGAGCAGTGAAGGGATGATTATACCCTTT
This genomic window contains:
- the pepQ gene encoding Xaa-Pro dipeptidase; translated protein: MINQIPQHEFTQRVKTLQEKMIQEKLDIIITFGDEAEPQYVRYFSDYWPSFESAGVFIPKTGEPSLLIGPESYTFSKAWSKIPRILKLKEYRESSEPEYPGVPLTTFTDLFNEVIDTSSFRRIGIVGYPLMPTPVYEAITKTAQDFRCEVVRAEKLIIGMKQIKSETEIEIMHNAYNISQKSFANVLKKIQPGMSEIEVVAESEYFIRKFGAENEAYPMWCISGENTTHAIARPTHKKIQKGEMIQIQVGARLGGYASSIGRPVVFGPAPQEVLDLMKIGLEARNLIVSNLKAGIEARKIDTLYREFLKKNDALECMIYGPCHGVGLMEGEHPWIEANSDYNLQENMTFCVDIFLKREHFGLRWEDVVRITKDGVEEFCIDYKDLIIL
- a CDS encoding putative ABC transporter-binding protein precursor; translated protein: MLRWRIFSLFLVCFVFTVMVSGAAWNQVRVTLNIACDGGANIAPFEWLKDQIEAELPVNIVLHSLPFEEVYSKLKTEFVAETGAYDIVVFFPKMLGDFVINDYLLPLDGFNEKLSVKTDDIVLPVLEFYCKANNKLYALPYDGDVLAMWYRKDLFENPEEQAAFQEKYGYELQPPETWDQWLDIAEFFTRKKGENLAGEVLEEDFYGCATYGQRDFMYAWWFNRYASMGGSYFDQNLNPMINTPEAIQALENWVASLQYSPPEVLTYGFDELQAAFISGRCAMEINWTDVGRVGSNPTVSQVVGKIGVGLVPGFQLPDGNILHRPVLAAGRVMSITKTCKAPELAFEILRLMALDASLAYVSSSYAGMDPFRISHFETPEAFGMFSSYEEAKEYLDGVRLNIELGYPELTMQGSAQYMDILSLALSQALAKQKTPQEALDWAASEWNKITDSLGRDIQKQYYQSLIQSWKENGYWFD
- the sugA_16 gene encoding Trehalose transport system permease protein SugA — protein: MLGHMRQWANRNIGGLFLAPSFLIIILICAFPLIYSIYMSFFSWELASPLPKRFIGVENYLNIFQDSRFWFSLLRSIYIVGIGAILQMVLGFSLGILLNREFKGRNILTSFFLIPVVISPVVIAFMWKMIYSEQYGPLNYILNVVFYLKSVPWLSNTSVALLSIVIANSWEWFPLILLVTMGGLQNIPDDYIHAAQIDGASGWQITRWIIIPLLAPVLLTITLIRVIEDFKLFDLIYVLTHGGPGMSTETLNYLTYLKGFKFFSFGYSSALSILQMIVVIGIAAILVKKILIKD
- the sugB_22 gene encoding Trehalose transport system permease protein SugB → MKTLKAKKKKINTFVAFLLIGIFLLVTLFPFFWMISTSFKIKGEFFTRPPIFIPDRFNFDAYRAALRSGGQKALIDSFIIAFISMCIALMLGTMGAYGLRELLKKGKNYGFWMLIIEMMPPIAVVLPLFILFKYVHLLDTYPALILGNTVFVLPFAIWLLLGFLEDIPIPIEEAALIDGCSKFQVFSHIILPLLRSGLIPVAFFSFILPWNEFLMALVFSRTKVTPLTVVIPSLVMSDTVAWEQVAGLSVMAIIPPVIVAMVFQRYIIRGLTFGAVKG